The following DNA comes from Chitinophaga nivalis.
CGGTGCCACCGGTGGTGCCGGAAACAGGCAGTGGTATGACTGTCTTATCACAGGAGGTGAATAGGAAAACCAGGAAAATGGTCAGCAGACAGACTTGTGTTGACAGTGGATTTTTTTTCATGAGCATGTTTTATAGTATAAATAATGGTTCATCATCCTGGTATATTATCTTTTATACCAGGTGTGATGAACAGGTGTCGGTTATTCAGATGCGGGTATATTCAAATCGGGCAGATGCCACCAGCGCGTTGTTATATTTGGTGTAAACATTTGCCTGTTGTACGAGGCCGTCTTTATTGTAAGTGTACCGGTAATAATAAAAGCCATCGTCTGATATATTGTTGACGGGTAGTACCGGAAAATATTCGCCATTATCTGATCCCAGTTCTACTGCCAATAATATCCCAGGTCCGTTTCCCTGCAGCGCCCTGGAAAAATTAGGGTGATTGTCATAGGTCAGGATCCGCTCTGTGGGTATTTGTGAAGTATCCGGTACAGCGGTAGGATTACCGAAAAAGAAAGTACGGGAGGTCGACAGGGTTTTGATGATATTTCCGGCGGCATCATACACAAATTCTTTCCGGTAGGATGCTGCCTGCGCCACCATGATGATCTGGTTGTGATAGTAGGTTACGCCAATGGTGTTGTTGCCTTTATAATAATAATTGAAATGATAGAGCGTCGTATTCCACTGTCTGACAGGGGAGTGGGCAATCAGCCTGTTTTGCGTATCGTACTGCAGGAAGATAGTGTCTTTCTGTATATTGGTAACTACATAAGACAGTAACCCGTTGGAGTCGTAGGTAAAATACTGGGTCTTGGGTTGCGGATAACTGCTGTCTTTGGGTTTTCGCTCTGCGCGGATCAGCTGATGTTGCGCATTGTAAAAAAAAGTTTTTTCAAATTGGTAGTCTGGTCCTGTTTTGACAACCCTGGTCAGTAGCCATATGGGCGCTTTGACGGTACTGCTGGCGGTACCGGAAACAGGTAGGGGCGATACCGTTTTATTGCAGGCAGTGAATTGTGCAGCAACACAGATAAGCAGTAGGCAGATGTGGATGGATAATGGATGCTTCTTCATGATAACGTTTTTGGATTAACAATTAATATCAATGATACCGACGCTATGTTATCGGGCAACAAACAAGCGCATTCGGATGGAGATATAACTCCGTGGAAATATAAATATAGGTTTTCTGATAAACAGATGTGAAATTAGGATGCTGGCATGCAATATGGCTGCAGTGATGGGAGTATAGATAACTGATATGTTACCCGATGTTTTTTGGGGGGCTCCTGATTTTGTAGTGCGCAGGATATTAGTTACGTATGATGTAACAGTTGATAGCAGTAGTATTTTGCCGTTATCTGTTACATCATACGTAGGGGATGTATACTCGTTTACATCCGGTGATACTTATATTTTGATGTATTCAAACCGGGTAGTAGATATCTGTGTATTACTATACTTATCATATCTGCTGACACTTTGTACAAGGTTGTTTTTATTATAGGTGTACCGGTAATAATAAAAACCATCATCTGTTACATTATTAGCCGAAAATATGGGGTAATAGCCGGAATGACCATCAACTGCTGCCAGATGGCCAGGTCCATTTATATTCAGACTCCTGGACACATTGGGCCGGTCATCGTAAGTCAGACGGGTGACGATGGGTATTAATGAAGTATCAGGAGCCTGCCCCGGAAAGCTATAGATGGCGGAAACAGAAGTTTTCAGGATGGTGATGATATTGCCTGCTGCATCATACACATGTTCTGTCCTATGGTTACTGGAGACCGTAAATAATGCTCCGTTTGTATAATATGTTACCCCGCTGATGTTGTTCGCTTTATAATAATACTTGAAATAGTTGGGGAAACCACTTACGTTTCCGAGACCAGAATGGGATATTAACCTGTTTTGCTGGTCGTACTGAAAGAAGATGGTATCCTGCCTACGGCTGTTCGTGATATAGGATAATAATCCATTACTATTGTAGGTGTAATACTCTGTAAAGGGCGATGTAGTGGTATCCTGGTTTGAACTGACGGAACGTGTCAGCTGGTGCTGCGCATTATAAAAATAGGTTTTTACAGCGGTGTTTGCCGGCCCCGTTGTAGTCTTTTTGCTTAACAACCACTGAGATGCTTTACTGTTGCTGGCGCTGGTAGAACCGGACATACTCAGCGGTGTGGCATTTTTTTTACAGGCACTGAATGTCAGAAAAAGGCTGATAAAAAGGAAAAGTACTTGTGTTGACTGATAGGTCTTTTTCATGATTGTGGTTTTTTTTGATAGGTGAATAATAAACACAGACATACCCGGCAGGTACATTGCCGGAAATAAGTAACCGGCCGGCAGGTTAAAGGCCGGTGTGGATAATGATGAATAACGGATCACTGCATCATAGCAGACAGGCGTCGATAACCGGACGCGATATGCAACAGGTGATAGACAATCGTTGTTGTGGCTGCAGCAGGCTTACAACAGCTTAAACAGGTGTCAGAAAAAGAAGAGGCTTACGTTTGCCAGTGAACAGTTATACAAGTGTATGATTTGATTGATGGCACATTTTATAATGGTTTACCGAAGTACATGAATAAACATTGGTTCCGTAGTAAGGATACATTGAAATTAGAAAGAGTTGGTGAAATGCACATTCAGTATGGGTAGTAAGTGATGGAGGCGTAGGAAATAGTACCTGAGGTGTGGGAAAGGCAGGTTGAATTGTAAAACAAGCTGTTGGTAGTGTGACAACATTTGTAATAATCCGTTGCGGTAATTATATTGGGGAAGATGTTTTATTTTTATTGTATGATCATACCCAGTCCTGTTCAGTTTGAAAAAGGCACTTATGTGGGGAAGAAAGTGAGAGAACGCCATTTCAGCCATATCATTACCAGTGAAACCGTATTTGAAGCCCACCAGTCATCCGACTGGCATTACCATGTTAATCCGCATTTTTCACACATACTGGAAGGAGGTAGCAAAGAGCTGCGCAAAGGGAATTCCGGCAGACAATATGCCGGTACCGGTTTGTATTATCATCCCGGAGAAGCCCATCAGAATGTGGATTACCTGCCGGGTACCCGTATCTTCAATATTGAATTGGGAGAAGCATTTTTTAACAGGTATGAAGTGGCGCCCCCACCGGCTTCTCTGATGTTTGAACAACATCATCAGCTCAATACCGGTGGTATCATCCGTATTATGCGGGAACATTATCTGCAGGACAATGCCTCGCCGCTGGCTATAGATCAGTTGTGTATAGACCTGCTGCATCCGGAGCAGGAAACCTTCCGCTGTTGCCCGGAATGGGCGGCAAAGATAAAAGCGATCCTGTATGATAACTGGCGGGATCCGTTGTCACTACCGGAACTGGCAGTACAGCTGAACCTGCACCCGGTTACGATCTCCCGGTATTTCAGTAAGTATTTTGGCTGTTCGGCAGGAGCATATCTGCGCAGAATAAAAATAGAACGTGCGATCGCCCTTATCAGACAAGGCCGGTTTACCCTCACTGAAATCGCCTATGAATGTGGCTTTACCGATCAGGCACATTTTACCAAAACCTTTTATCGCATGACAGGGTGGTTGCCCCGGCAATACCGGCATATCTGATGCAGGCTAATTTTATACAATTTTTACTGTACAGGGCATCCTAGCTTTGCAGGGTCAGCATGGGAACGATGATCCTGTCACCAGCATACAACAGATAACTGTCACCTATGTCGGAATCACGCTGGC
Coding sequences within:
- a CDS encoding helix-turn-helix domain-containing protein, which encodes MIIPSPVQFEKGTYVGKKVRERHFSHIITSETVFEAHQSSDWHYHVNPHFSHILEGGSKELRKGNSGRQYAGTGLYYHPGEAHQNVDYLPGTRIFNIELGEAFFNRYEVAPPPASLMFEQHHQLNTGGIIRIMREHYLQDNASPLAIDQLCIDLLHPEQETFRCCPEWAAKIKAILYDNWRDPLSLPELAVQLNLHPVTISRYFSKYFGCSAGAYLRRIKIERAIALIRQGRFTLTEIAYECGFTDQAHFTKTFYRMTGWLPRQYRHI